The genomic stretch GATAAGCATGATAATAAGGGAATATAGCTCCAAATTTGATGAAAATGAGAGAGTTGGAATCCATGATTTCCCTATGGATTTTTCTCAAATTGAAACACATGTTGATGATTCACATGTGGAACCATAGAAGATATAGCCGACAAAGTTGGAACAAGATTCTCTTTCGTCTACTCAACAAGTTCTCATCTGTGTTCTATGGATGGCTCGGTTGCCACTCTCAgacaaattaaagaaaagatttgaaaaatttaaaaagaaaagaaaagaagaaacagTCCAAGTGGCTATGTTTCATTGCCTATCCATCCAACAAAGCATTCTCAAAATGAAAATTTCAGTCAtaattttccaatttctccgAATTTGTCGGCATTACTTATGAGTACGTGGACTTGGACTTGGACTTGGATTTAGATTTGGATTTGGATATAACTCCTTTTCCTCAGGaccaaatataaattaataaattaaaagaaaatcacTTTTGCTTGTATCCTTTTTCTTATGTCACAAAGCGCAAAGCATAAACATGAATGAACTTATGAAATAAAAGCTTCTAAGAGTTGACAAGTAATGAAAGGTTAGAAATTTATTGGGAAAAGTAcattttcttctatttctaaaGTACGTgaaatattttatcaaaaacctcaacaaaaacgataatatatataaacagaaaacaaatatttttattgaaaaaagtaaaaaaaaaagacttttGAACTTTTGACAACATAAATGAAAACTTTTAAaatcatttctttttttttaatgtctTTAATTCTTTACAACACTTATTAGTAAAATGCTGacgacttttttttttctctcaaaaagACATGTTTACTAATAAGCTCTAAAAAATCTCAATGGAAGGCTTCACCCAACCAACAGCAAGTAGGTAGCTCATGACATCATGAAACACACTTGAATCACTTACTTACAGCAACTCTAATGAATTGCTTTGTAGATATTTTGTATGATTGCACTTTCCAGCTGCGGATAGGGCTTACAATATATATCCTACTTACGGGTACTCAATTCGGACCAATTTGTTCGGATAGAGTAGGCTATTCAACTCGCTGCGGATAGAGTAGAGATTGGTCCGGGTGAAAAAGGTAAAAATTGAACCCACAACCTCCCTCATGTAACGACTTGCAATAAATAAGCAACTACTAAACTAATAagttaatttagtaatttagagcattagttttttttattttttattttattaatatatatgaaatttgaaatgattgaattttatatttattttaaaaaaaattaatatttctaCGGGTAGAATAAGATATGATAGGGTTTAGAACTTTAAGGTGCAAATAGAGTTAAGATTGTGAGATTCTCAACCTGCTAGTAATATAGAATAAAGttttaatgaaaattttaaCCCGCAGATAAGACTAAGATAGTATCCAAACTCTACCCTATCCTTCTTATTGCCAACCCTAAATGCATATGCATAGGGTAGCTAGTGGGCAAATACCAGTATACCACTACTTATTTGTCGTTCAGATTCCAAGTATCCTGAATTCCTGATTGCTTtgtttttgtaattttattttattttcttaaatcaGTGGCGTCAAGCAAGTAGTTGAAATAACAGATGAAATTGACCAGAAATTGAAACATCAACATGATTAATTCATTACGATGGTTACCGGTGGACCCAATAATGATATAGCCACTAGCAAGATAAAGTAATTCGTTTGAAACCTAGATTTGGCAATGCCATGATTTCATTGGTTTGCAGCAACAAAACTTGCGGAAAAAATTTACAAAAGGTGTGATCTGTTGTTAGCACTCACAGTTATTGTTCACAAGAAAATTTAGATTTTATCTATCaccaataattttttaacctacaaaattgaatcaaattaaaaattaaaaataatttaaaaaaattccaaaaacattagaaacaaaaaaaacctattaaattcattaataaTAATCAATCCAAATAGAGAGTACTTTTCAACATTTGCTAATTCTTTTGAAATACCCCTTTACTCATGTTCACCTCTTTGTTTTTCTTCCTCCCAACACCCTCACTACTGATCACCCACTGCCACCGTAAACTGTTGCCGCCATTCTAAACtctaaatcctaaattctaatccCTAAACCTTTCAAAAAGTAAGAgttaaaaaagttttttttttttaaataaaaaagaaagaaagttgaCTAACGTTAGTTAATTCCTATACTTATTCTATAACAATATGCCAAAAACAAAACCTTATTTTATCGTTAATTTTATCATATCTCATTCAAAATAAAGAGAAGTTTAAGCATGAAATGTAAACAAGCTTTCTCTATATGCTCTATATATAATATCAGACATACAAGTTTACTCTATATTTTTCTCAACCCGATCCAAACACATCTATAATATTGTGACCATACCAATGGGTTAGAGTTAAGTAAATTATGCTAGCAAGATATCACTGTTTTTACTACTATAGATGCTGCTTATTTATTAATGTGAAGTAGGACAATTACAAAGTGTTGCCATGGTAAGTCACAAGACTGGTCGAACCAATACCCTGCAGTACCTTTGACAGCATATACTAAACAAACTGCATTCTACATTCCTTTTGATTTTGCATTTAGAAACAAGCAATGTAAAATTGGAAGATAAGTTGAATACAGATATCGCAGACTTAACCAACTCTTCACAAGGAACTCAACCATCTTTCATAAGAGTGGAAGAAGCAATTAATCAGAGATTAAGTTTACCGGCCAGGTACCAAGAGTGCATCGCCAGGCTTCCGAATGACATGATATTCGCAAGCGAAGATAACCCGTGAATCATACCAAACTTCTTGTTCATGGCTGCAAGCTTTGGGTTCTTCTTTGCAACTTCCACATTCTTTGACCACCCAACTTCCTCCCCAATATTGTTTTCTCTCTCCACTTTATGTCTTTGCTTCATCATCTGTTAACAGAATAGCAGATCTAATGTATTATGAACTTTTGAAAGGCATAGCAGTAATTGTTGGCAGCTTACTGGCACAGAAATACAATTATGACTTAAAAATTAGTTGGAAGTTAGGAAGAGGACTGCAAAGTACAAGTATTTATTAGAAATTATAAGAgtaaatcaagcaatagaggaATTGAGGAAGCACGGAAGGAATAAAGACAATGCATAGGATATTATACAAAGCAGATGCAATTTTCCATACaaaattagaaaaaagaaagagtaaCACCTAAAGGTAAGAATGAATATTAAGTTAATAGGAAATAATTCCTAGATTCAAAGCAACAAACAACCCACAGGTCAACTTAGTTTAGGATGAACACCAATTCTTGATTTACTTTTTCTGTCTCTTTTTTTTGGGGGCAGCAGTTAAAAGAGGACAGAACATTAACAAGAGAAGGGTGGTATGTAGAACTCAGAGGATAACATATCCTCCTTTAAGCTTATGACATAACAATATTCTGACAAACTCAGCTTGAATGTGCAGAAAGTATAATGAGCTTAATTTGGTAAACTAGTGGAGTGGGGGAAAACCATATTAACAGGTGCTGAAGGAGCATTTTTTGGCCATTTATGAGGCTGTTCTCATCTATGGTTGCACTGTTCCATTATTTAGTATCATCAATGCAAATGACATAATAAAGTGCATGATTGATGATTGAtatgaaaaaagattttaacaTGTATGcagaatattaaataagatcatttttctcctccataaaagattaTAACATGCCATTTTCCGCTATGAACAGCAACATAGATCAGTTAATACCATTGTGTCTCATTATTTGTTCTTGTCATGAATATAAGACAAAGTTTGTGATTGTTATTTTTGATAGAATAATATATCCATACTATTTGTCAAAGGATACTAAACCTGCTGAATGTAACCAGCAACTAAGAAATGtgatataaaaaaaagattcaaaaattGTGCCCCAGGTTTCAAACTTCTGCTGAAAGAAGAGTTGATGTGTATGAAAGCCTTGAAAAGAAATTTAGTTTGGCTTTGAAACTTGATTCACTAGCATCAAGTACTTCTGGCATTATACATCTCAATCAATTTCCCATGTTGAGTTCTCGATTCAATATAAGAATCATTTTTGTTGGTGACTTGGTGTAATTCCATTTTTTTCCGAAAGATACTTTAGTTTTTGTCACTAATGCGAGCAACATGTTTTGACCTTGTTATTACAGTAAATgccaaaaataaagaataaaaggaCAACCCGGTGCACAAACATCCCATTAACAGAGTTTAGGGAATGATAGGCAGCATAAGCTAATAATTGCATCAATGACTGGTTTCACAGCTTGAAACCGTGGCCTTGAGGTCACACGGAGAGAACTAAATTGTTGCTCCAAGGCTTTCCTTCAATTAGGTGAGATCAGACATGGCTATACTTGATTTGACTTCCACCCAAACAGGAACCGCATTGCATGCAGCATGCAATTCACAAGAATATGAAGTTATATACTTAAATCTAGATGGATGATCTCTGAGGAAAACGGTAGCAAAGGTATATTCAACATTGTTTAATATATTGGAAAGACATAAGGAACAAAAATTACCTCAATGGTCATAGGTGTAAAGACAAACAAGTTTGTAAGGTTGAAAGCAAAGGACGACAGCAAGAACCCAAGCTGGTACTTTTCAGTAGTGGAGGAAGACTTCCAAGGGTGAAGATACCCAAAAGATGCCACTGATATGGCGCAACACACGCCCACCATCGAGAAGTACGCCGGGAACATCTTGCTCTGCAGGTTCCCAAACTGATGCCTTGGCAGGTTCCTGAATCAAAACACCCATACACGATTCAAACCAAGACAAATTAGTAATTATATCTAAAGTTATAATAGTCATCATCTTAGTCTTCAATACAATTCATGGCAGTAAATTAGTACCCCAATGTctataatacaaaaatatatcaTGATTCAAATTTCTGCATGATAAGGGTACAGTCATAGGTAAACTAAATTGGTAACATAAATATCTCCCACTAACAAATTGACAATGCAAACTAGGAGCACGAAAATAGCATTAATGtactttttttttccaatttctttGTTAGCATCTTACGTGAGCTACATCACTCGATAAACAAAACATATCATCACCTTGCATCTTAATTAACACTCCATTAGTGTCATCTGATCAAAGCAACAAAGTAACATTTCATAGGGTTTTGCTAACCAATGTCCTAGGGCATTGATTTACATTTCTAATGGTGGAAAAACTTTAACCATAACTAGTACACTTTATAGGAAGAAAACACTACATTCGAAGAGTAGTACCAAATTGTTCATTGTACGGGGATAACGGATTCTTACTTGAACATGATGATGCCGCCGATGAAGGTGACCCATAAAGCAGCACCGAAGGCGGTGGAGAAGCAGAGAAGGTGAGAGAGTTTGAGGTAAGTGGAGATTCTACTTGCGGCTGAGTCGGAGTTGGATCGGAAGGTTTCAGGTGAGAAAATGACTCCGACGGCCAAGAAAACCACCGCGGTTAAGAAGCGAGTGACCCAACCCATTGTGGAACGATTCTTATTCGGTGTTTCTCAACACTTTGCTTGTGGTTAAGAACCTTCGTGGCGTGGATGGTTCTAGAAGAGAGAGTAGGTGCGCCGCTGTGACCTTAAATTCATTCATTAAGACAACAATGACTTCGTGACAACAAGGCTCAAATTTTTGGCATCCTTGGAAAATTTCTATCCTCGCTAATGcgatttttttttgaagataGAAGTGAGATTGAAATTCGTAATTTTTAAGTGGATATAGAGATTATGGTCCAGTTTGAATAAATagtctaattaaattaaaaaaatggtttaaataataaataattatattaaaaataatttataaataagttattttatatttgaatttttaattctaaaagtatttattttacagaaatatgataaaaagtagtagtattatgagagaagttattttttttaacttctctataaattcttaaatagttttttaaaaaGCCGAGTTTGAAAATTGCACCAAACATTAATACTATTACTTTTTCGTTTTTATAagtcaaaagtttaaaaaagtTACTTTTAAAACTTCTCAAGCGGATCCTATGTCATTAATAAGTTATAGTTTAAATGATATAGTGATTGTTTGAGCAtcaatattttgataaaaaaaaatattttttcaataaaaaaaagatttttttagcGTATTTagcaaatttctaatagtaaaaataaaagtattagaaaaaaaaatcttttttgagaagttataagttacatctttttttttaagatttttttctttaaaaaaaatatgtttttcatataataaataaacaaaaaaaatacttttatattgttatatccaaacataattgatagaaaaaaaatattttttgcatgagatatctaaacataaaattacttttacttttttataagatcttttaaaaaaagacaactcgaaaaaagatatttttttagaagCTTACCCAAACAAATCCATAATTTTTTCATATTCACCTAAGAGGTCGTGAGTTTGAGTTTTTttatctttggtaaaaaaaaataaagagacaatatcatttgagttataattgGTTTGGCCGCTAATACGAGATTATATTTGAAGTTgtctataattatatatataatatttatagttatatatttattataatatttatgtcttttaaatattattgtttTATCATATTTGTGTTATGTGTGTATAATTTTTTGTGGCACTTTGCTTGAATTAATCTTAGGGATCTTGTTAACAACTCAACTAAGGGCATTTACTAACATAAATACAAgattttaaattcttttaataaatatataataaatcattaaaaattcaaattttgtaatttttcatAAAGGAATTTAATTGATAATCTTAAAAGAAGGTTTTGTTAAcgaaatttcttattttttaataaggtagaaaaatatatttttaatgataaaaCTACTTTTGGAATAGGTAATTTATGTTTGGGTAAATTTTAGATAAGATTAAATcgatgtttttatttttgtctgaAGACCAGATGTAAGTAAAAAATGAATAACTTAGTGAGATTTAAAGGACTTTATCATAGACTAACAAAATTCACGAGATAAAAATTAAtcggttaaaaagatttttaaaatattatgcATATGTTAATTTAGTCTTCAAAAGATTAGTACGTTTAATATGTGATTATTAATTTACAAAAGATATAATtgtgaatttgatttttttatcaattagaTAATATTACATGAAtcattttataattatttttcaaattagtcATGATGTTacatttcatattttaatatattctaCAAAACTttaatgtatttaattttatcttatttgtGATTGATATTagtctttaattttattttagttataaaattattagtgaCATGTTGAGACCTATAATGCACGGACACTGACACGACACGGGACACGCCGACAcgcgaattttaaaatcttacatGACACAGGACacgcatacatataaaatataaagtattttttcgataaatcgtaatgatattttaatattttattgatattaaaatataaattaatttttaaattatttttaatgccttattttaattatatcaaatatttaaaatattttttgttttaataaataataatatatactatagggttttttacttaaataaattttatagaaCCCAAATTTACTGGATTCCCCTGAAATGAGATCTGCAACGCGATTACCCTCtttctattattatataaatcgTCCTAGGCTGTGTAGAATTAAATAAAACGTAAACCATTTCAGCATTGAACGATTAATGCATGATCTAGTAACTTTGGGAGGGGCCATTGTCCCCCTTTTGTTATATGTAGCTCCGCCCCTGGTTGTATAATAGGGTACTTTTATTCAGTGGCGgaacttgaaattttttttagagggaccagaaattttaataaaaaattatataatagtatttatattaaaataaaatttataaatataattattttatttttaaatttattattaatatgtaggaTTATATATGgttaagattaataaaaaataattctgattttgattaataaatttttttgtttagatTAATAAgccaatttgattttaaataaaaaatcaattataaaaaaatcagtttttatatgaaaaaaattaatttttgcatataaaaaactatttttatttagaaaactaattttttatctaaaattttatttttctttttgaaaaattgattttttatttaaattatataaaattaattttactttttgataatatttatttttaaaaaattttaagattaattatttttattattacttttattacaaattaaataatataatacaaaaaaaaaataaaatcttaaatttttaataaaataaaaatatcaaaatttattaatgtaaaCAGTGTTATACTATAATGGCATTAAATTTGTAAagttgatttaaaaataaaataataattttttattaataactaatattactattaattatattataatttttattattttaaaaataaaataatgcatGAACTATATGAGTAGCTAAATATAATTTAGTGTTAATTCTAtaatgatatttaatttgtaaCGTTGATTTAAAGATATGTCACTTgttattgatttaaatatataCTATTTGTTATGTTAAATAAGATAGGATAAAAAgtttgaaagaatgatgaagatggacataaaattcaaatacatAAGTTGAAAGTATATCAATTTaatcaaacaaattaattttattttttttagagtagaattactaatatttttacaaaaacttTGGGGCCATGGCCCCCTTGCCCTAACAAAGCTCTGCCAAtgcttttatttaaaatattttaatttaaattatatctatttaaattttaacttaaaaaataaaaatataatttttataatttcaattattgATTTCATtgaaaagattaaattaaattaaaaaaatactaacatTATAATAAAAGAGTACtaaattttaatacataaatttaagttttattatccAACTAATGAAACTCTTAATTTAATTGTGTTATATCTTTTAACCATTAATATAGAATTGTAAATTTGTAATATAGATATTTCTTTAAGAATCATTTTAACCATTAATCTCAAAAGATAACTACTAAACAATGACAGGGAAATGGTCGTTGTTTGATTTAAATTGGAATTCACAGGAAAGGAAGAATTTGCATTTTCAAGACCTAGATACATTGAAAAGACAAAAATACAGTTCCAATTCCCAAGTTGGTCACAAAGAACCAGTTAAAATTGGTAGATTTCCTAAACTCTTGAATTTTGTGTTCTCTAGCTTGGACTTCAAAGTTCAATCTCTTTAGAACAACCCCATTTTggtgttttatttatttatttttatgagatttagattttctagtattttttaatttgaaaattccacttttttttttaattgttgttaATCCAAATTGTCATATGTGTAATTTTTAGGAAGAATGGACAAAAAGACACATGAATTTTTACACGATGAATAGATatatattctaattttttaatgagTCATTTGTATACACCAATATCCAACACCATTGTCATTTTTACCTTTTTGTCGTCAGAGTACTCAAAGTAGATGCAGATCCAGAAATAGCTGCTAGGATTATGTTCGAAGTAAATTTTGGAGGAAGATAAAAGAGAATGACAGAATTATGTTCGAAgtaaattttagagaaaaaaaaaagagaatgaaGATTTTAAATCActtgcaaatttttttattattaaaatttaacaaatttaatcatttattatttagtttttcCTGTGTCATCAAAATGGTCATGTCACTATGTATAAAGTCATTTGGCAGCCACTATTGCCAAAATTTGGCAAATGACAACAAAACTTGATATTTTTGTGTACAAATGActcattaaaaaatttgagtGTGCATCTATCCACCATGTGAAAATCTATGTGTACTTTAGTCTATTCTTCCgtaatttttatttgtatcaatAAAAACTTAtcttttgattaaaaaaaaaaatctcttatataaatttatataaatttccTATCAGAAGTAACACCACCAAATATCAATGGGTACAGTAAATAATCCGTTGATAATGTTCAAATTATATTAGTATGAGTTTATGCATATATCAACTTTCCGAAAGATGATACAAGAAGAAAAATCTTtgaattatacatatattttctAAATTCTTGTGATATTTAGAATAACACCATGGCCAGGTTCTATAACCAAACGGAAGATAGGTGAATGGCAATAACTCTGAGACAAAGAGATCCTAAACTTGATCAAAATGAGACACAAAATCACCTTCAATTCTGTCATGGCTAAGTGTTGTCCAGCACAAATCCTAGCCCCTAATCCAAATGGAACATATGCTTGTGGGAATTTGCAAGCTCCCACAATCCCATTTGAGAATCTTTCTGGATTGAACTCGTGTGAATCATGACCCCAAATCTCAGGGTCTTGCATTAGTATTGGGACTGAAATCTCAATGTTCATTCCTTTTGGAATTAGGATACCTTTCAAGTGAATGTCTTCCAATGCTGATCTAGAAACAAACGCCGCCACCGGATAAAGCCGCATTGTCTCTTGAATCACCATGGTCAGCTGCAAGGATagcattttcaaattttcaatagaAAATCATGTGATGATGATAGCTAATATATCGATATGGTGAAAACTCAGATGCAGTtgacttcatgtgaagttgataactCAGAGTCGTTaaatgatttgattgatttgactaaattttcatctaacggctcttagctatcaacttcacgtgaagtcgactgcacctgagttttcaccttcAAACTATGTACAAAACTTATATATTGATTGCTAGAAGGTGGCTAGTCTTCACGCAAAGATGATGGCTAAGATATTAACATGCACATATTATGTTAAGTAGTTTAGTTAAACATGTTAAACATTTTAACGATTCTCAGTTATCACCTTCATATGAAGATATTTTCATGTGAGTAGTCACTTGTTAGAATGGCATTTGAATAAGTTTTTGCATGTTCATCCTTGCATGGAGAATAGCATGCAATTGACAAAAAAATGTGTCAAGTTTCTCTTAATCTTGAATAATTTAAACAATCCTTCCATGCCATATGGTTGAAATCAAATACAATGAAGATTCAAAATAACTGATGATCCAAGTGTCAATGCAAGAAAATGCAGCATTATGGAAATTGGAAACAATAAACTCTAACACATGAACATACCATCTTCATTTTTCTAAGCATACTTGCATCTGGAGGATTGTTGCCACAAACTTGAAGAACCTCGGCCCTAACTCGATCTTGCCAATCCTGGTGTATGGCTAGCAACATCAAGCACCATGATGCTGTAATTGCAGTACTCTCATGTCCAGCAAAGAATATGTTCTTGCAGTTATCTATTATGAACCTGTCGCGAGATATCGAATCTGATAAGATTCCATCATTGCCTTCAAAACTCTTTGCACCTTCAAGTATCATTTGTAAAAGATCTTGCTCTTCTGCATCCTGCTTCAACCGCTCATCTATGATCTTTGATATCATTGAGTTTACCTCTTTCTCCAATCTCCATATCTCtctgtttcttttaattggcAGCCATCTAAACCAGAGATTATAGCACAATTTTTCAAGATATGGAAACAAGACACTATGCAACAATTTTTCATGAACCATACAAGTCTTTTTTGTAACCATATACATACCTAAAGCCTGGAATTCCAGCATCCTTTGCAGACAAGAGGTTTTGGAGATTCCTAAGCTTTGAAAATATTTCATTTCCTTCAACATAATTGATCCCAAAACAAGCTCTTGCGATTATGTCTGCTGACAAGCTTCGCAAATCGTCGTCGATTCTAAGGTCCAAAGCCTCTCCTTCATTATTGAGTCTACTTTCCCAAGACTTCAGTATTATATTTGTGGAGTGAACAATCAAGTTAACCATTTCCTTCATCATTATATTgtaacaaaacaaaatttattagatAGCAATTCTAAATCAATATTGAACACTATAGCTCTAGTTTTTAGTTTGATTTGCAATCTCAAAATACTACATGTAAGTTTCTTCTCTATGTACTAGTCCATTTTTCTTGATTGAAGTGACAAGTGCAAGGAATTTTAAATAGTAGGCCTACTCAAACTAAATGATGATCAAGGAAAAACCAAAGACAAAAGAGAtcttaattaatcaattaagtgaaaaatcacaaaaacgGGTCGAATGTCAAACTTAATTAGCCTAAAACCATAAGGTAATGACCCTATGAATCTTTCCAATTACATATTATTCATTTAATCAAATCTTAATCAACATGAGCATATATTTAACCCCTCACAAATTACGAATTTGGCGAAACAAACCTTGAAAGATGTAATGACAAAATATCCCCCAAATATATCTTCCGTTTGACAAATCGAACCAAACTTTCAGTCAAATTACTGATACACTTATATTCGTTTGGTTCATTTTGTCAAATAGAGCATATTTTTGGAGTGTGATTTTGTCATTTACATCTTTTGGAGACTATTTTGTCAAAATAGTAATAGGATACAAAATGGCTATTTACTCTGATCATATTTAGAAAATTATTAGTGGTTTTAATGAAGTTACCTTGACCTTATCAAGGTATAATGAAGGAGCAATGATCTTCCTCTGATGAACCCAAATTGGTCCACTTGATGACAATATACCTTGCCCTAAGAGTGGCCCTAATTCTCTTGATTGAAGAGAAGGCTTCCCTAGATTCACAGATGTGTAAAGGGTGATTTCTTTCACCATTTCTATATCAGAcaccaccaaccactctacACTCCCAGAAGAAAACAAGTATATGGGACCTGCATGCAtgcaatttattttattttattttattaatagtGGAGACTCACGCGCAGTTGTCTTTATGTCTTCATGCGAAGTTAATAGCTAAGAACTGTTAGATGATTCGTCGACAGATTTGACTAAATTGTGATGATGTGTTCTAATTATTCTTAACTATGAACTTAAGACGAA from Arachis stenosperma cultivar V10309 chromosome 9, arast.V10309.gnm1.PFL2, whole genome shotgun sequence encodes the following:
- the LOC130951788 gene encoding uncharacterized protein LOC130951788, which gives rise to MGWVTRFLTAVVFLAVGVIFSPETFRSNSDSAASRISTYLKLSHLLCFSTAFGAALWVTFIGGIIMFKNLPRHQFGNLQSKMFPAYFSMVGVCCAISVASFGYLHPWKSSSTTEKYQLGFLLSSFAFNLTNLFVFTPMTIEMMKQRHKVERENNIGEEVGWSKNVEVAKKNPKLAAMNKKFGMIHGLSSLANIMSFGSLAMHSWYLAGKLNL
- the LOC130949014 gene encoding cytochrome P450 714C2-like, producing MEKVLKMMMMMNIKGVVLAGLSLVLLHVVNELLLKPRSLRSKLQKQGIHGPSPHFYFGNIPEKKKILEQHQVHNVAASPQDKDKDVSSSISHRWYYNLFPHVEKWRRQYGPIYLFSSGSVEWLVVSDIEMVKEITLYTSVNLGKPSLQSRELGPLLGQGILSSSGPIWVHQRKIIAPSLYLDKVKEMVNLIVHSTNIILKSWESRLNNEGEALDLRIDDDLRSLSADIIARACFGINYVEGNEIFSKLRNLQNLLSAKDAGIPGFRWLPIKRNREIWRLEKEVNSMISKIIDERLKQDAEEQDLLQMILEGAKSFEGNDGILSDSISRDRFIIDNCKNIFFAGHESTAITASWCLMLLAIHQDWQDRVRAEVLQVCGNNPPDASMLRKMKMLTMVIQETMRLYPVAAFVSRSALEDIHLKGILIPKGMNIEISVPILMQDPEIWGHDSHEFNPERFSNGIVGACKFPQAYVPFGLGARICAGQHLAMTELKVILCLILIKFRISLSQSYCHSPIFRLVIEPGHGVILNITRI